The Castor canadensis chromosome 8, mCasCan1.hap1v2, whole genome shotgun sequence genome contains a region encoding:
- the Baz2a gene encoding bromodomain adjacent to zinc finger domain protein 2A isoform X6 produces MEANDHFNFTGLPPAPAASGLKPSPSSGEGLYTNGSPMNFPQQGKSLNGDVNVNGLSTVSHTTTSGILNSAPHSSSTSHLHHPNVAYDCLWNYSQYPSANPGSNLKDPPLLSQFSGAQYPLNGILGGSRQPSSPSHNTNLRAGSQEFWANGTQSPMGLNFDSQELYDSFPDQNFEVMPNGPPSFFTSPQTSPMLGSSIQTFAPSQGVGSGIHPDEAAEKELASVVAENGTGLVGSLELEEEQPELKMCGYNGSVPSVESLHQEVSVLVPDPTVSCLDDPSHLPDQLEDTPILSEDSLEPFDSLAPEPVSGGLYGIDDAELIGAEDKLPLEDSPVISALDCPSLNNAAAFSLLADDSQTSASIFASPTSPPVLGESVLQDNSFDLNNSSDVEQEEMETQASNFPPPLTHPTPDQSSTLQLHPAVSSTASPEVSLAVSPAASPEISPEVSPAASPAVFPTISPTSSAALPAVSLEVSLTAPVASQQASPVSSPAAAFPPVSPASKDVHTFPEAVADLEEITGEEVTTSGSGDVLRRRIATPEEVRLPLQHGWRREVRIKKGSHRWQGETWYYGPCGKRMKQFPEVIKYLNRNVVHSVRREHFSFSPRMPVGDFFEERDTPEGLQWVQLSAEEIPSRIQAITGKRGRPRNNEKAKTKEIPKVKRGRGRPPKVKIPELLTKTDSRFLKKPEAQETLNEEDNKAKMSKSKKKMRQKVQRGECQTPVQGQARNKRKQDTKSLKQKDTKKKFKAEKEKVKIKQEKLKEKMKREKKEKVKMKEEVVKAKPACKAEKTLATQRRLEERQRQQVILEEMKKPTEDMCLADHQPLPDFTRIPGLTLPSRAFSDCLIIVEFLHSFGKVLGFDPTKDVPSLGVLQEGLLCQGDSLGKVQDLLVRLLKAALYDPGLPSYCQSLKILGEKVSEIPLTRDNVSEILRCFLMAYGVEPALCDSLRTQPFQAQPPQRKAAVLAFLVHELNGSTLIINEIDKTLESMSSCRKNKWIVEGRLRRLKTALSKRTGRPEVEMEGPEEGLGRRRSSRIMEETSGMEEEEEEETTAAVYGRKGRRDGEIDATTSSIPELERHIEKLSKRQIFFRKRLLQSSQMLRAVSLGQDRYKRRYWVLPYLTGIFVEGTEGSLVPEDVIKQETDSWKLAAHPAPNPAVFSVKRELAGSTTSVASPARTRGRPRKIKPGSLQSRHIKAPVKGPDSEQPQSQLPPEDQYHAQLQAPVQPQLHSHSQSHNGFLEPEGSPLSLGQSQHDLSQSAFLSWLSQTQNHGSLLSSSVLTPDSSPGKLDPGPSQPLDEPEPDEAEASPDPQAPWFNFSAHMPCNAAPTPPPAVSEDQPTPSLQLPASSKPMNKPSAANPYSPVQFSSTHFPGMAPKRRAGDSGEMPQSPTGQGQPKRRGRPPSKFFKQMEQRYLTQLTAQPVPPEMRSGWWWIQDPQTLDAMLKALHPRGIREKALHKHLNKHRDFLQEVCLRPSTDPIFESCQLPAFQEGIMSWCPKEKTYETDLAVLQWVEELEQRVILSDLQIRGWTCPSPDSTREDLVYCEHLPDSQEDITWRGRIREGLAPQRKSTNPLDLAVIRLAALEQNVERRYLREPLWPAHEVVLEKALLSTPNGAPEGTTTEISYEITPRVRVWRQTLERCRSAAQVCLCVGQLERSIAWEKSVNKVTCLVCRKGDNDEFLLLCDGCDRGCHIYCHRPKMEAVPEGDWFCAVCLAQVEEEFTQKPGFPKRGQKRKSGFSLNFPEGDGRRRRVLSRGQESPVVSRYAEEGLSPSKRRRFSMRTHHNDLTFCEIILMEMESHDAAWPFLEPVNPRLVSGYRRVIKNPMDFSTMRERLLRGGYSSSEEFAADALLVFDNCQTFNEDDSEVGKAGHIMRRFFESRWEEFYQGKQANL; encoded by the exons ATGGAGGCAAACGACCATTTTAACTTTACTGGCCTTCCCCCTGCACCTGCTGCCTCAGGACTGAAACCCTCTCCTTCCTCAGGGGAGGGCCTCTACACTAACGGGTCTCCCATGAACTTCCCCCAGCAAGGGAAAA GTTTGAATGGGGATGTGAATGTTAATGGCTTATCTACTGTATCTCACACTACTACTTCAGGGATTTTGAACTCTGCTCCCCATTCCTCCAGCACCTCACACCTCCATCACCCCAACGTGGCCTATGACTGTCTCTGGAACTACTCACAGTACCCATCTGCCAATCCTGGCAGCAACCTCAAGGACCCACCCCTTCTCTCTCAGTTTTCAGGGGCACAGTACCCTCTCAACGGCATCCTTGGGGGCAGCCGGCAACCTTCATCCCCAAGTCACAACACTAACCTTCGGGCTGGGAGCCAAGAGTTTTGGGCCAATGGTACCCAGAGTCCCATGGGGCTTAACTTTGACTCACAGGAACTATATGATTCCTTTCCTGACCAGAATTTTGAGGTGATGCCCAATGGACCCCCAAGTTTTTTCACCTCCCCACAGACTTCTCCTATGTTGGGATCTAGCATCCAGACCTTTGCACCCTCCCAGGGAGTAGGCAGTGGGATCCATCCTGATGAGGCAGCAGAAAAGGAGCTGGCTTCAGTTGTGGCAGAGAATGGCACTGGCTTGGTAGGCAGCCTGGAACTGGAGGAAGAGCAGCCAG AACTAAAGATGTGTGGCTACAATGGCTCTGTCCCCTCTGTGGAATCATTACACCAAGAGGTCTCAGTCCTGGTCCCTGATCCTACAGTGAGCTGTTTAGATGATCCTTCGCATCTTCCTGATCAACTGGAAGACACTCCAATCCTCAGTGAAGACTCTCTTGAGCCATTTGACTCTTTGGCACCAG AGCCAGTGAGTGGAGGACTTTATGGTATAGATGATGCAGAGCTGATTGGTGCAGAGGACAAGCTGCCTCTTGAAGACAGCCCTGTGATCTCTGCCCTTGATTGTCCCTCCCTCAATAATGCTGCTGCCTTCAGTCTCCTGGCAGATGATAGTCAAACATCAGCCTCTATCTTTGCCAGCCCCACTTCTCCACCCGTCTTAGGGGAGTCTGTCCTGCAAG ATAACAGCTTTGACCTGAATAATAGCAGTGATGTAGAACAGGAAGAAATGGAGACTCAAGCTTCAAACTTCCCACCACCCCTTACCCATCCAACCCCTGACCAGTCATCCACTCTTCAACTGCATCCGGCAGTCTCATCAACGGCCTCCCCAGAAGTCTCCCTGGCAGTTTCTCCAGCAGCCTCCCCAGAAATCTCTCCAGAAGTTTCTCCAGCAGCCTCCCCAGCAGTCTTTCCAACGATTTCTCCTACTTCTTCAGCAGCCCTCCCAGCAGTTTCCTTAGAAGTCTCCTTAACAGCTCCAGTGGCCTCCCAACAAGCCTCCCCTGTAAGTTCTCCGGCAGCTGCTTTTCCACCAGTTTCCCCAGCAAGTAAGGATGTTCACACCTTCCCTGAAGCTGTTGCTGACCTGGAAGAGATCACTGGAGAAGAGGTCACTACTTCTGGTAGTG GTGATGTCCTGAGGAGACGTATTGCTACCCCAGAAGAAGTTCGTCTTCCCCTTCAACATGG GTGGCGGAGAGAGGTGCGCATCAAGAAGGGCAGCCACCGATGGCAAGGGGAGACCTGGTATTATGGTCCCTGTGGAAAGAGGATGAAACAATTTCCAGAAGTTATCAAg TACTTGAATCGCAATGTGGTACATAGTGTCCGTCGTGAGCACTTCAGCTTCAGTCCCCGTATGCCTGTTGGAGATTTCTTTGAAGAGAGAGACACACCAGAG GGCTTGCAGTGGGTACAGCTCTCAGCAGAGGAGATTCCATCCAGGATTCAAGCAATTACTGGCAAACGGGGCCGACCTCGAAACAATGAGAAGGCCAAGACCAAGGAAATCCCCAAGGTGAAACGGGGTCGAGGTCGGCCACCTAAGGTCAAAATCCCTGAGCTATTGACTAAGACAGACAGCCGCTTCCTAAAGAAACCAGAGGCACAAG AAACACTTAATGAAGAGGATAATAAAGCAAAGAtgagtaaaagcaaaaagaagatgAGGCAGAAGGTACAGCGAGGAGAGTGTCAGACTCCTGTGCAGGGGCAG GCCAGAAACAAGAGGAAACAAGATACCAAGAGCTTAAAGCAAAAGGACACTAAGAAGAAATTTAAG GCTGAGAAGGAAAAGGTAAAGATAAAGcaggaaaaactgaaggaaaaaatgaagagggaaaagaaagagaaggtaaaAATGAAGGAAGAGGTAGTCAAAGCCAAGCCAGCCTGTAAAGCAGAAAAGACCCTGGCCACACAGAGGCGCCTGGAGGAACGGCAGAGGCAGCAGGTGATCTTGGAGGAGATGAAGAAACCCACAGAGGATATGTGTCTGGCTGACCACCAG CCCCTGCCTGACTTCACACGCATTCCTGGTTTGACACTGCCCAGTAGAGCCTTCTCAGACTGCTTGATTATCGTGGAGTTCCTGCACAGTTTCGGCAAGGTGCTAGGCTTTGACCCTACCAAAGATGTGCCTAGCTTGGGAGTCCTGCAAGAGGGACTCTTGTGTCAAGGTGACAGCTTGGGCAAAGTGCAAGATCTGCTGGTGCGGCTCCTGAAAGCTGCACTCTATGACCCCGGCTTGCCTTCTTACTGTCAG TCCCTAAAGATCTTGGGAGAGAAGGTATCTGAGATTCCACTGACAAGAGACAATGTATCTGAGATCCTGCGCTGCTTCCTCATGGCATATGGAGTGGAGCCAGCCCTCTGTGACAGCCTGCGTACCCAGCCTTTTCAAGCCCAGCCACCCCAACGGAAGGCTGCTGTCCTAGCCTTTCTTGTGCATGAGCTCAACGGCTCCACACTCATCATCAA CGAGATTGACAAGACTTTGGAGAGTATGTCCAGCTGCAGGAAAAACAAGTGGATTGTTGAAGGCCGGCTCCGGAG ACTAAAAACTGCTTTGTCCAAGCGAACTGGGCGACCTGAGGTAGAGATGGAAGGACCAGAGGAAGGCCTGGGACGGAGGCGCAGTTCCCGGATCATGGAGGAAACCAGCGgcatggaagaggaagaagaggaagagactacAGCAGCTGTCTATGGCCGCAAGGGTCGGCGAGATGGAGAG ATTGATGCTACAACATCTAGCATTCCGGAGTTAGAGCGCCACATAGAAAAACTCAGTAAG CGTCAGATCTTCTTTCGTAAAAGGCTGCTACAGTCATCCCAGATGCTTCGGGCAGTTTCCTTGGGTCAGGACCGCTACAAACGCCGCTACTGGGTGTTGCCATATTTGACTGGTATTTTTGTAGAAGGAACAGAGGGGAGCTtag TTCCTGAAGATGTGATAAAGCAGGAAACTGACTCTTGGAAGCTGGCAGCCCATCCAGCACCCAACCCTGCCGTTTTCTCTGTGAAGAGGGAGTTAGCTGGCTCCACCACTTCTGTGGCTTCTCCTGCCCGGACCCGAGGCCGACCCCGAAAAATTAAGCCTGGGTCTCTGCAATCTAGGCATATTAAGGCCCCTGTCAAAGGTCCAGATTCAGAACAGCCTCAGTCTCAGCTTCCACCAGAAGATCAGTATCATGCTCAGCTTCAGGCTCCTGTCCAGCCCCAGCTTCATTCCCATTCTCAGTCCCATAATGGGTTCCTGGAGCCAGAAGGCTCCCCTTTGTCTCTGGGTCAGAGCCAGCATGACCTCAGCCAGTCAGCCTTCCTATCTTGGCTGAGCCAGACTCAGAACCATGGCTCCCTGTTGAGCAGCTCAGTCCTCACACCTGATAGCAGTCCAGGAAAACTAGACCCAGGCCCATCACAGCCCCTAGATGAGCCAGAGCCCGATGAGGCAGAAGCCAGTCCTGATCCTCAAGCACCCTGGTTTAACTTCTCTGCACACATGCCCTGTAATGCTGCCCCTACACCACCCCCTGCAGTTTCTGAGGACCAACCCACTCCTTCCCTTCAGCTGCCTGCCTCCTCTAAGCCa ATGAataaacccagtgctgccaatccCTATTCTCCAGTGCAGTTCTCTTCTACCCACTTTCCTGGGATGGCCCCTAAAAGGCGAGCAGGTGACTCTGGAGAAATGCCACAGAGTCCCACAGGGCAGGGACAGCCAAAACGGAGAGGGAGGCCTCCCAGCAAGTTTTTCAAGCAGATGGAGCAGCGTTACCTAACCCAGCTGACAGCCCAGCCTGTCCCCCCTG AGATGCGTTCAGGCTGGTGGTGGATCCAAGATCCTCAGACATTGGATGCCATGCTCAAGGCCCTACATCCCCGAGGCATCCGGGAGAAGGCACTTCACAAACACCTTAACAAGCACAGGGACTTCTTGCAGGAAGTCTGCTTACGGCCCTCAACTG atCCCATCTTTGAGTCTTGTCAGCTACCTGCCTTTCAAGAAGGGATTATGAGCTGGTGCCCCAAGGAGAAGACATATGAGACAGACCTAGCTGTGCTTCAGTGGGTAGAAGAGCTGGAACAGCGGGTTATCCTGTCTGATCTGCAGATTCGG GGCTGGACATGTCCTAGCCCAGACTCTACCCGTGAAGACTTGGTCTACTGTGAGCATCTACCTGACTCCCAGGAGGATATCACCTGGAGAGGTCGGATCAGGGAAGGGCTTGCACCTCAGCGGAAAAGTACCAACCCTTTGGACCTAGCTGTGATTCGACTGGCTGCCCTGGAACAGAATGTGGAGCGGCGATATCTGcgggagcctctctggccagccCATGAGGTGGTGCTGGAGAAGGCCCTGCTCAGCACACCAAATGGTGCCCCTGAGGGCACCACTACAGAGAT ATCATATGAAATCACCCCTCGTGTTCGTGTCTGGCGCCAGACACTTGAGCGGTGCCGGAGTGCAGCCCAAGTGTGCTTGTGTGTGGGCCAGCTGGAGAGGTCCATTGCCTGGGAGAAATCTGTCAACAAAGTG ACCTGTCTAGTCTGCCGGAAGGGTGACAATGATGAGTTTCTTCTGCTTTGTGATGGGTGTGACCGGGGCTGCCACATTTACTGCCATCGGCCTAAGATGGAGGCTGTCCCAGAAGGAGACTGGTTTTGTGCTGTCTGTTTAGCCCAG GTAGAGGAAGAATTCACTCAGAAACCTGGTTTCCCAAAGCGAGGCCAGAAGCGGAAAAGTGGTTTTTCACTGAACTTTCCAGAGGGTGATGGCCGCCGGCGCCGGGTACTATCAAGGGGCCAAGAAAGCCCAGTAGTGTCTCGGTACGCAGAAGAAGGGCTGTCTCCCTCCAAGCGGCGGCGATTCTCAATGCGGACCCATCACAATGATCTCACGTTTTGCGA GATTATCCTGATGGAGATGGAGTCCCATGATGCTGCCTGGCCTTTCCTGGAGCCTGTGAACCCACGTTTGGTGAGTGGATACCGCCGCGTCATCAAGAACCCTATGGATTTTTCCACCATGCGGGAACGGCTGCTCCGGGGAGG GTACAGCAGCTCTGAGGAGTTTGCAGCTGACGCCCTCCTGGTCTTTGACAACTGCCAGACCTTCAATGAAGATGACTCCGAAGTGGGCAAGGCCGGGCACATCATGCGCCGCTTCTTTGAGAGCCGCTGGGAGGAGTTTTATCAGGGAAAACAGGCCAACCTGTGA
- the Baz2a gene encoding bromodomain adjacent to zinc finger domain protein 2A isoform X7, producing MCGYNGSVPSVESLHQEVSVLVPDPTVSCLDDPSHLPDQLEDTPILSEDSLEPFDSLAPEPVSGGLYGIDDAELIGAEDKLPLEDSPVISALDCPSLNNAAAFSLLADDSQTSASIFASPTSPPVLGESVLQDNSFDLNNSSDVEQEEMETQASNFPPPLTHPTPDQSSTLQLHPAVSSTASPEVSLAVSPAASPEISPEVSPAASPAVFPTISPTSSAALPAVSLEVSLTAPVASQQASPVSSPAAAFPPVSPASKDVHTFPEAVADLEEITGEEVTTSGSGDVLRRRIATPEEVRLPLQHGWRREVRIKKGSHRWQGETWYYGPCGKRMKQFPEVIKYLNRNVVHSVRREHFSFSPRMPVGDFFEERDTPEGLQWVQLSAEEIPSRIQAITGKRGRPRNNEKAKTKEIPKVKRGRGRPPKVKIPELLTKTDSRFLKKPEAQETLNEEDNKAKMSKSKKKMRQKVQRGECQTPVQGQARNKRKQDTKSLKQKDTKKKFKAEKEKVKIKQEKLKEKMKREKKEKVKMKEEVVKAKPACKAEKTLATQRRLEERQRQQVILEEMKKPTEDMCLADHQPLPDFTRIPGLTLPSRAFSDCLIIVEFLHSFGKVLGFDPTKDVPSLGVLQEGLLCQGDSLGKVQDLLVRLLKAALYDPGLPSYCQSLKILGEKVSEIPLTRDNVSEILRCFLMAYGVEPALCDSLRTQPFQAQPPQRKAAVLAFLVHELNGSTLIINEIDKTLESMSSCRKNKWIVEGRLRRLKTALSKRTGRPEVEMEGPEEGLGRRRSSRIMEETSGMEEEEEEETTAAVYGRKGRRDGECPLVSLQIDATTSSIPELERHIEKLSKMNSSLKLEMFFIHLPFPLLTQRQIFFRKRLLQSSQMLRAVSLGQDRYKRRYWVLPYLTGIFVEGTEGSLVPEDVIKQETDSWKLAAHPAPNPAVFSVKRELAGSTTSVASPARTRGRPRKIKPGSLQSRHIKAPVKGPDSEQPQSQLPPEDQYHAQLQAPVQPQLHSHSQSHNGFLEPEGSPLSLGQSQHDLSQSAFLSWLSQTQNHGSLLSSSVLTPDSSPGKLDPGPSQPLDEPEPDEAEASPDPQAPWFNFSAHMPCNAAPTPPPAVSEDQPTPSLQLPASSKPMNKPSAANPYSPVQFSSTHFPGMAPKRRAGDSGEMPQSPTGQGQPKRRGRPPSKFFKQMEQRYLTQLTAQPVPPEMRSGWWWIQDPQTLDAMLKALHPRGIREKALHKHLNKHRDFLQEVCLRPSTDPIFESCQLPAFQEGIMSWCPKEKTYETDLAVLQWVEELEQRVILSDLQIRGWTCPSPDSTREDLVYCEHLPDSQEDITWRGRIREGLAPQRKSTNPLDLAVIRLAALEQNVERRYLREPLWPAHEVVLEKALLSTPNGAPEGTTTEISYEITPRVRVWRQTLERCRSAAQVCLCVGQLERSIAWEKSVNKVTCLVCRKGDNDEFLLLCDGCDRGCHIYCHRPKMEAVPEGDWFCAVCLAQQVEEEFTQKPGFPKRGQKRKSGFSLNFPEGDGRRRRVLSRGQESPVVSRYAEEGLSPSKRRRFSMRTHHNDLTFCEIILMEMESHDAAWPFLEPVNPRLVSGYRRVIKNPMDFSTMRERLLRGGYSSSEEFAADALLVFDNCQTFNEDDSEVGKAGHIMRRFFESRWEEFYQGKQANL from the exons ATGTGTGGCTACAATGGCTCTGTCCCCTCTGTGGAATCATTACACCAAGAGGTCTCAGTCCTGGTCCCTGATCCTACAGTGAGCTGTTTAGATGATCCTTCGCATCTTCCTGATCAACTGGAAGACACTCCAATCCTCAGTGAAGACTCTCTTGAGCCATTTGACTCTTTGGCACCAG AGCCAGTGAGTGGAGGACTTTATGGTATAGATGATGCAGAGCTGATTGGTGCAGAGGACAAGCTGCCTCTTGAAGACAGCCCTGTGATCTCTGCCCTTGATTGTCCCTCCCTCAATAATGCTGCTGCCTTCAGTCTCCTGGCAGATGATAGTCAAACATCAGCCTCTATCTTTGCCAGCCCCACTTCTCCACCCGTCTTAGGGGAGTCTGTCCTGCAAG ATAACAGCTTTGACCTGAATAATAGCAGTGATGTAGAACAGGAAGAAATGGAGACTCAAGCTTCAAACTTCCCACCACCCCTTACCCATCCAACCCCTGACCAGTCATCCACTCTTCAACTGCATCCGGCAGTCTCATCAACGGCCTCCCCAGAAGTCTCCCTGGCAGTTTCTCCAGCAGCCTCCCCAGAAATCTCTCCAGAAGTTTCTCCAGCAGCCTCCCCAGCAGTCTTTCCAACGATTTCTCCTACTTCTTCAGCAGCCCTCCCAGCAGTTTCCTTAGAAGTCTCCTTAACAGCTCCAGTGGCCTCCCAACAAGCCTCCCCTGTAAGTTCTCCGGCAGCTGCTTTTCCACCAGTTTCCCCAGCAAGTAAGGATGTTCACACCTTCCCTGAAGCTGTTGCTGACCTGGAAGAGATCACTGGAGAAGAGGTCACTACTTCTGGTAGTG GTGATGTCCTGAGGAGACGTATTGCTACCCCAGAAGAAGTTCGTCTTCCCCTTCAACATGG GTGGCGGAGAGAGGTGCGCATCAAGAAGGGCAGCCACCGATGGCAAGGGGAGACCTGGTATTATGGTCCCTGTGGAAAGAGGATGAAACAATTTCCAGAAGTTATCAAg TACTTGAATCGCAATGTGGTACATAGTGTCCGTCGTGAGCACTTCAGCTTCAGTCCCCGTATGCCTGTTGGAGATTTCTTTGAAGAGAGAGACACACCAGAG GGCTTGCAGTGGGTACAGCTCTCAGCAGAGGAGATTCCATCCAGGATTCAAGCAATTACTGGCAAACGGGGCCGACCTCGAAACAATGAGAAGGCCAAGACCAAGGAAATCCCCAAGGTGAAACGGGGTCGAGGTCGGCCACCTAAGGTCAAAATCCCTGAGCTATTGACTAAGACAGACAGCCGCTTCCTAAAGAAACCAGAGGCACAAG AAACACTTAATGAAGAGGATAATAAAGCAAAGAtgagtaaaagcaaaaagaagatgAGGCAGAAGGTACAGCGAGGAGAGTGTCAGACTCCTGTGCAGGGGCAG GCCAGAAACAAGAGGAAACAAGATACCAAGAGCTTAAAGCAAAAGGACACTAAGAAGAAATTTAAG GCTGAGAAGGAAAAGGTAAAGATAAAGcaggaaaaactgaaggaaaaaatgaagagggaaaagaaagagaaggtaaaAATGAAGGAAGAGGTAGTCAAAGCCAAGCCAGCCTGTAAAGCAGAAAAGACCCTGGCCACACAGAGGCGCCTGGAGGAACGGCAGAGGCAGCAGGTGATCTTGGAGGAGATGAAGAAACCCACAGAGGATATGTGTCTGGCTGACCACCAG CCCCTGCCTGACTTCACACGCATTCCTGGTTTGACACTGCCCAGTAGAGCCTTCTCAGACTGCTTGATTATCGTGGAGTTCCTGCACAGTTTCGGCAAGGTGCTAGGCTTTGACCCTACCAAAGATGTGCCTAGCTTGGGAGTCCTGCAAGAGGGACTCTTGTGTCAAGGTGACAGCTTGGGCAAAGTGCAAGATCTGCTGGTGCGGCTCCTGAAAGCTGCACTCTATGACCCCGGCTTGCCTTCTTACTGTCAG TCCCTAAAGATCTTGGGAGAGAAGGTATCTGAGATTCCACTGACAAGAGACAATGTATCTGAGATCCTGCGCTGCTTCCTCATGGCATATGGAGTGGAGCCAGCCCTCTGTGACAGCCTGCGTACCCAGCCTTTTCAAGCCCAGCCACCCCAACGGAAGGCTGCTGTCCTAGCCTTTCTTGTGCATGAGCTCAACGGCTCCACACTCATCATCAA CGAGATTGACAAGACTTTGGAGAGTATGTCCAGCTGCAGGAAAAACAAGTGGATTGTTGAAGGCCGGCTCCGGAG ACTAAAAACTGCTTTGTCCAAGCGAACTGGGCGACCTGAGGTAGAGATGGAAGGACCAGAGGAAGGCCTGGGACGGAGGCGCAGTTCCCGGATCATGGAGGAAACCAGCGgcatggaagaggaagaagaggaagagactacAGCAGCTGTCTATGGCCGCAAGGGTCGGCGAGATGGAGAG tgtcCACTTGTTTCTCTCCAGATTGATGCTACAACATCTAGCATTCCGGAGTTAGAGCGCCACATAGAAAAACTCAGTAAG ATGAATTCATCACTGAAATTGGAAATGTTCTTTATTCACCTTCCTTTTCCACTGCTTACCCAGCGTCAGATCTTCTTTCGTAAAAGGCTGCTACAGTCATCCCAGATGCTTCGGGCAGTTTCCTTGGGTCAGGACCGCTACAAACGCCGCTACTGGGTGTTGCCATATTTGACTGGTATTTTTGTAGAAGGAACAGAGGGGAGCTtag TTCCTGAAGATGTGATAAAGCAGGAAACTGACTCTTGGAAGCTGGCAGCCCATCCAGCACCCAACCCTGCCGTTTTCTCTGTGAAGAGGGAGTTAGCTGGCTCCACCACTTCTGTGGCTTCTCCTGCCCGGACCCGAGGCCGACCCCGAAAAATTAAGCCTGGGTCTCTGCAATCTAGGCATATTAAGGCCCCTGTCAAAGGTCCAGATTCAGAACAGCCTCAGTCTCAGCTTCCACCAGAAGATCAGTATCATGCTCAGCTTCAGGCTCCTGTCCAGCCCCAGCTTCATTCCCATTCTCAGTCCCATAATGGGTTCCTGGAGCCAGAAGGCTCCCCTTTGTCTCTGGGTCAGAGCCAGCATGACCTCAGCCAGTCAGCCTTCCTATCTTGGCTGAGCCAGACTCAGAACCATGGCTCCCTGTTGAGCAGCTCAGTCCTCACACCTGATAGCAGTCCAGGAAAACTAGACCCAGGCCCATCACAGCCCCTAGATGAGCCAGAGCCCGATGAGGCAGAAGCCAGTCCTGATCCTCAAGCACCCTGGTTTAACTTCTCTGCACACATGCCCTGTAATGCTGCCCCTACACCACCCCCTGCAGTTTCTGAGGACCAACCCACTCCTTCCCTTCAGCTGCCTGCCTCCTCTAAGCCa ATGAataaacccagtgctgccaatccCTATTCTCCAGTGCAGTTCTCTTCTACCCACTTTCCTGGGATGGCCCCTAAAAGGCGAGCAGGTGACTCTGGAGAAATGCCACAGAGTCCCACAGGGCAGGGACAGCCAAAACGGAGAGGGAGGCCTCCCAGCAAGTTTTTCAAGCAGATGGAGCAGCGTTACCTAACCCAGCTGACAGCCCAGCCTGTCCCCCCTG AGATGCGTTCAGGCTGGTGGTGGATCCAAGATCCTCAGACATTGGATGCCATGCTCAAGGCCCTACATCCCCGAGGCATCCGGGAGAAGGCACTTCACAAACACCTTAACAAGCACAGGGACTTCTTGCAGGAAGTCTGCTTACGGCCCTCAACTG atCCCATCTTTGAGTCTTGTCAGCTACCTGCCTTTCAAGAAGGGATTATGAGCTGGTGCCCCAAGGAGAAGACATATGAGACAGACCTAGCTGTGCTTCAGTGGGTAGAAGAGCTGGAACAGCGGGTTATCCTGTCTGATCTGCAGATTCGG GGCTGGACATGTCCTAGCCCAGACTCTACCCGTGAAGACTTGGTCTACTGTGAGCATCTACCTGACTCCCAGGAGGATATCACCTGGAGAGGTCGGATCAGGGAAGGGCTTGCACCTCAGCGGAAAAGTACCAACCCTTTGGACCTAGCTGTGATTCGACTGGCTGCCCTGGAACAGAATGTGGAGCGGCGATATCTGcgggagcctctctggccagccCATGAGGTGGTGCTGGAGAAGGCCCTGCTCAGCACACCAAATGGTGCCCCTGAGGGCACCACTACAGAGAT ATCATATGAAATCACCCCTCGTGTTCGTGTCTGGCGCCAGACACTTGAGCGGTGCCGGAGTGCAGCCCAAGTGTGCTTGTGTGTGGGCCAGCTGGAGAGGTCCATTGCCTGGGAGAAATCTGTCAACAAAGTG ACCTGTCTAGTCTGCCGGAAGGGTGACAATGATGAGTTTCTTCTGCTTTGTGATGGGTGTGACCGGGGCTGCCACATTTACTGCCATCGGCCTAAGATGGAGGCTGTCCCAGAAGGAGACTGGTTTTGTGCTGTCTGTTTAGCCCAG CAGGTAGAGGAAGAATTCACTCAGAAACCTGGTTTCCCAAAGCGAGGCCAGAAGCGGAAAAGTGGTTTTTCACTGAACTTTCCAGAGGGTGATGGCCGCCGGCGCCGGGTACTATCAAGGGGCCAAGAAAGCCCAGTAGTGTCTCGGTACGCAGAAGAAGGGCTGTCTCCCTCCAAGCGGCGGCGATTCTCAATGCGGACCCATCACAATGATCTCACGTTTTGCGA GATTATCCTGATGGAGATGGAGTCCCATGATGCTGCCTGGCCTTTCCTGGAGCCTGTGAACCCACGTTTGGTGAGTGGATACCGCCGCGTCATCAAGAACCCTATGGATTTTTCCACCATGCGGGAACGGCTGCTCCGGGGAGG GTACAGCAGCTCTGAGGAGTTTGCAGCTGACGCCCTCCTGGTCTTTGACAACTGCCAGACCTTCAATGAAGATGACTCCGAAGTGGGCAAGGCCGGGCACATCATGCGCCGCTTCTTTGAGAGCCGCTGGGAGGAGTTTTATCAGGGAAAACAGGCCAACCTGTGA